The genomic segment GCAGCAAGTTCATTATAGTGAAGTTCAGCCCATTCCCTGATAAGTTTTTGTGCTGTTTTTGATCTGATAGAGCCTTTGATCATTTTCCCTTCAAAATTAAAAACACCTCTCTGTCCCTGATATTCAGCATGAAAATGGGGCGGATTATGTTCATTATAGAACATCCTGATTATTATTCCGAAAAACATTGATATATGAGGCATTTACAACCCTTATCCTGTTTTATTTTTTGTTACTGCAAAAGTATTTCCTCAAGGGTCTGTTCAAAGA from the Desulfonema limicola genome contains:
- a CDS encoding DUF4160 domain-containing protein — its product is MPHISMFFGIIIRMFYNEHNPPHFHAEYQGQRGVFNFEGKMIKGSIRSKTAQKLIREWAELHYNELAANWNKAEQGKQLDKIEPLE